Proteins encoded within one genomic window of uncultured Draconibacterium sp.:
- a CDS encoding phage tail sheath C-terminal domain-containing protein: MATTYKTPGVYVEEISIFPPSVAQVETAIPAFIGYTEEAVVDGVDFHAESILKPIKIGSLKEYEFFFGGAPDPTTIEVELKPDNSVKSVVVNGEFLIYDSLRMFFANGGGDCYIVSVGGYDDDPFSNANLSSTKDALLAGLATLEKEDLPTLLVIPESVHLAEASAGELHAAMLAQCNKLQDRFSVLDIVNGNNEATPTDDPVAKFRNNVGMNYLKYGATYYPWLKTTLPFKIDYDAIVAGTFTKGGVLVSPVTSLFNSDLVAIIGNLDADIAAKAAPTALGPITTRPQLVTQAGVIYSVFKTFYDLTFTDSDTADPKSAASLHVKTIDEDTPFHKLLKVLYAYVYFSDAANGSVPAGPPWDSPILTLADFDTDFSDYTFAAPTTSANDIYSDTSTASKAAPFFTALYDKLNALIDGFYSELTATRKVRTDTLQQIDPVYSGIIAAINKQGVILPPSGAVVGVYAAVDSNRGVWKAPANVSITAVKGPAVNITSEDQENLNIDTEAGKSVNAIRAFTGKGTLIWGARTLAGNDNEWRYVPVRRFFNMVEESVKKATGIFVFEPNDANTWVKVKAMIDNYLVNLWKAGALAGPTPDKAFFVKVGLGETMTAQDILDGYMIIEIGMAAVRPAEFIVLRFSHKMQEV; encoded by the coding sequence ATGGCAACAACTTACAAAACACCCGGCGTTTACGTGGAGGAAATATCCATTTTCCCGCCTTCGGTTGCTCAGGTAGAAACCGCAATTCCCGCCTTTATTGGCTACACCGAAGAGGCTGTGGTTGATGGCGTTGACTTTCATGCCGAAAGTATTCTCAAACCCATAAAAATAGGCTCGCTTAAAGAGTACGAGTTCTTTTTTGGAGGAGCTCCCGATCCAACCACTATCGAAGTAGAATTGAAACCTGATAATTCAGTGAAATCGGTGGTGGTAAATGGCGAATTTTTGATTTACGATTCACTGCGAATGTTCTTCGCCAACGGCGGCGGCGATTGTTATATCGTTTCCGTGGGAGGCTATGATGACGATCCATTTTCTAATGCCAATCTTTCGTCGACAAAAGATGCATTGTTGGCCGGACTTGCAACGCTTGAGAAAGAAGACTTGCCTACATTGTTGGTTATTCCTGAATCGGTTCATTTGGCAGAAGCTAGTGCCGGTGAATTACATGCCGCCATGCTGGCGCAATGCAATAAATTACAGGACCGCTTTTCGGTGCTGGATATCGTTAACGGTAACAATGAAGCGACTCCAACCGACGATCCTGTGGCCAAGTTCAGAAACAACGTGGGTATGAATTACCTGAAATATGGTGCAACGTACTATCCGTGGTTAAAAACCACATTGCCTTTTAAAATTGATTACGACGCTATTGTTGCGGGTACATTTACTAAAGGCGGTGTTCTGGTGAGTCCGGTAACTTCATTGTTTAACAGCGATTTGGTGGCTATCATCGGAAATCTGGATGCCGATATTGCAGCAAAGGCTGCACCAACTGCTTTAGGTCCAATTACAACCCGGCCGCAACTGGTAACTCAGGCAGGTGTTATTTACTCCGTTTTTAAAACATTTTATGATTTGACATTTACCGATAGTGATACTGCCGATCCTAAATCAGCGGCCAGCCTTCATGTTAAGACAATTGATGAAGACACGCCGTTTCATAAGTTGCTGAAAGTATTGTATGCTTACGTTTATTTTAGCGATGCTGCAAACGGAAGCGTTCCGGCCGGTCCTCCATGGGACAGCCCTATTTTAACGTTGGCAGATTTTGATACTGATTTTTCGGATTACACCTTCGCTGCACCAACAACTTCGGCTAACGATATTTATTCCGATACCAGCACTGCTTCGAAAGCCGCTCCGTTTTTTACCGCACTTTACGACAAATTGAATGCATTGATTGATGGATTCTATTCGGAGCTTACAGCTACTCGTAAAGTCAGGACAGATACGCTGCAGCAGATCGATCCGGTTTATAGCGGAATCATAGCAGCTATAAATAAACAAGGAGTGATTCTTCCTCCAAGTGGAGCAGTGGTAGGTGTTTACGCAGCCGTTGATTCTAACCGTGGTGTTTGGAAAGCCCCGGCAAATGTTTCCATTACTGCAGTAAAAGGCCCCGCTGTTAATATTACCAGCGAAGATCAGGAAAATCTGAATATTGATACTGAGGCCGGAAAATCAGTAAATGCTATTCGTGCATTTACCGGAAAAGGTACCCTTATCTGGGGTGCACGAACATTGGCCGGAAACGACAATGAGTGGCGTTATGTTCCGGTACGTCGTTTCTTTAACATGGTGGAGGAATCGGTTAAAAAAGCAACCGGAATCTTTGTTTTCGAACCTAACGATGCAAATACCTGGGTGAAAGTGAAAGCCATGATCGATAATTACCTGGTGAACCTTTGGAAAGCCGGTGCACTGGCAGGGCCAACGCCTGATAAAGCCTTCTTTGTTAAAGTCGGTTTGGGCGAAACAATGACCGCACAAGATATTCTTGATGGCTATATGATTATCGAGATCGGAATGGCAGCAGTTCGTCCGGCAGAATTCATCGTTCTGCGGTTCTCACATAAAATGCAGGAAGTTTAA
- a CDS encoding DUF190 domain-containing protein — protein sequence MKTSEKTGILKIYIGESDKINGRILFEEIVFEARNAGMAGATVYKGVMSFGASHSIHTMKIFALSSDLPVTIEIIDNIDKIDQFVEKLNQILDNSQRGGLVTFQELDVVRYEKGLKYREEYH from the coding sequence ATGAAAACATCAGAGAAAACAGGAATTTTGAAGATCTATATCGGAGAATCGGATAAAATAAATGGCCGGATATTGTTTGAAGAAATTGTTTTTGAAGCACGAAATGCAGGAATGGCCGGCGCTACAGTTTACAAAGGTGTAATGTCGTTTGGTGCCAGCCACAGCATACACACCATGAAAATTTTTGCTTTATCGAGCGATTTACCGGTTACCATTGAAATAATCGATAACATCGATAAGATTGATCAGTTTGTGGAAAAACTAAACCAAATACTCGACAACAGTCAACGCGGAGGATTAGTAACTTTCCAGGAACTGGATGTTGTTCGCTACGAAAAAGGCTTAAAATACCGCGAAGAATATCATTAA
- the crcB gene encoding fluoride efflux transporter CrcB — MLRTILIVGSGGFLGSVLRYLVQIFVEKGMSTTFPWGTFVANMAGSFIIGIVFALAQKGNLLNAEWRMFLAVGFCGGFTTFSSFAYNNLTMLKEQAYGQFVMNVGGSLFFGLLAVYLGMILVRLIW, encoded by the coding sequence ATGCTGCGAACAATATTAATAGTTGGCTCCGGAGGTTTTTTAGGAAGTGTTTTGCGCTACCTGGTTCAGATTTTCGTTGAGAAAGGAATGAGCACCACTTTTCCGTGGGGAACATTTGTTGCCAATATGGCCGGAAGTTTTATTATTGGTATAGTGTTCGCGCTGGCGCAAAAAGGCAACCTGCTGAATGCCGAATGGCGCATGTTTTTGGCGGTAGGATTTTGCGGCGGATTTACCACTTTTTCGTCGTTTGCCTACAACAACCTCACTATGCTAAAAGAACAAGCCTACGGACAGTTTGTAATGAACGTAGGCGGAAGTTTATTCTTCGGACTGTTGGCTGTTTACCTGGGAATGATTCTCGTTCGGCTTATTTGGTAA
- the eno gene encoding phosphopyruvate hydratase produces MLISDVKAREIIDSRGNPTVEVDVTLESGAFGRAAVPSGASTGENEALELRDGDKGRYLGKGCLKAVANVNDVIAKEIIGMDATDQVALDSKLLELDGTKTKSNLGANAMLGVSLAVAKAAAEYSELPLYKYIGGTNAKTLPVPMMNIINGGSHSDATIAFQEFMIRPIGAPTFREGLRMGAEVFHALKKVLAAKKLSTAVGDEGGFAPALGGTEEAIESILTAIENAGYKAGRAEDGGDVSIAMDCASSEFYKDGVYDYSIFEPNGVKRTSEEQAAYLAELIAKYPIDSIEDGMDEGDWDGWVKLNAAIGDKCQLVGDDLFVTNVEYLKKGIELGAANSILIKVNQIGTLTETLDAIEMAHRAGYTSVTSHRSGETEDSTIADIAVATNSGQIKTGSMSRSDRMAKYNQLLRIEEELGASAIYGYKKIYKK; encoded by the coding sequence ATGTTAATTAGCGACGTAAAAGCAAGAGAGATTATCGATTCTCGTGGTAACCCAACTGTTGAAGTTGATGTAACACTCGAAAGTGGCGCGTTTGGCCGTGCTGCTGTTCCATCAGGAGCATCAACCGGCGAAAACGAAGCACTTGAACTACGTGATGGCGACAAAGGCCGTTACTTAGGAAAAGGTTGTTTAAAAGCTGTAGCAAACGTTAACGACGTTATTGCAAAAGAAATTATCGGTATGGACGCTACCGATCAGGTAGCCCTCGATAGCAAATTATTGGAACTTGACGGTACAAAAACAAAATCTAACTTAGGTGCAAACGCTATGTTAGGTGTTTCGTTGGCTGTAGCAAAAGCAGCTGCCGAGTACTCTGAGCTTCCATTATACAAATACATTGGCGGAACTAACGCAAAAACGTTACCTGTTCCAATGATGAACATCATTAACGGAGGTTCTCACTCTGATGCAACTATCGCTTTCCAGGAATTTATGATCCGCCCTATTGGCGCTCCTACTTTCCGAGAAGGTTTACGTATGGGTGCTGAAGTTTTTCACGCGTTGAAAAAAGTACTGGCTGCTAAAAAACTTTCAACTGCAGTAGGCGACGAAGGTGGTTTCGCACCGGCTTTAGGTGGTACTGAGGAAGCTATCGAATCAATTCTTACAGCAATTGAAAACGCCGGTTACAAAGCAGGCCGTGCTGAAGACGGTGGTGATGTTTCTATCGCGATGGACTGTGCTTCATCAGAGTTTTACAAAGATGGCGTGTACGATTACAGTATTTTCGAGCCAAACGGCGTAAAACGTACTTCTGAGGAGCAAGCTGCTTACCTGGCAGAATTGATTGCTAAATATCCTATCGATTCTATCGAAGACGGTATGGATGAAGGCGACTGGGACGGATGGGTAAAACTGAACGCAGCTATTGGCGATAAATGCCAGTTGGTTGGCGACGACCTTTTCGTAACTAACGTTGAATACCTGAAAAAAGGTATCGAATTGGGTGCTGCTAATTCCATCCTTATTAAAGTAAACCAAATTGGTACGTTAACTGAAACTTTGGATGCCATTGAAATGGCACACCGTGCCGGTTACACCTCAGTAACTTCTCACCGCTCGGGTGAAACTGAAGATTCAACAATTGCCGACATTGCAGTGGCTACCAACTCTGGTCAGATTAAAACAGGTTCTATGAGCCGTTCAGACCGTATGGCAAAATACAACCAGCTGCTTCGTATTGAAGAAGAATTGGGTGCAAGCGCTATCTACGGATACAAAAAAATCTACAAGAAGTAA
- a CDS encoding DUF4255 domain-containing protein: protein MIYETLQILKEQLETYLDDAGLGKIVVLENLALLDSGTDKAKNLEGKVIISLLSVQEESTLKNQPASRVVNNKAEYFNPAVNINLFFMVSANCDIYSNSLISITKTIEYFQGKKVFTAQNTVYNRSNVSMQELDDFKFVVDLYTPGFEVWNHIWGTHGGRQLPSVIYKVQLLQVDRSKKQANTELITKIKGTLKDIN, encoded by the coding sequence ATGATTTACGAAACTCTTCAAATTCTCAAAGAACAACTGGAAACATATCTGGATGATGCCGGATTGGGCAAAATTGTTGTTTTGGAAAACCTGGCGCTGCTGGATTCAGGAACCGACAAAGCAAAAAACCTTGAAGGAAAGGTTATTATCTCTTTGTTGAGTGTTCAGGAAGAATCAACATTAAAGAATCAACCAGCAAGTAGGGTGGTTAATAATAAGGCCGAATATTTTAATCCGGCAGTAAATATTAACCTCTTTTTTATGGTTAGTGCCAATTGCGATATTTACTCCAATTCACTGATCAGCATTACAAAAACAATTGAATATTTCCAGGGGAAAAAGGTTTTTACTGCTCAAAATACAGTGTATAACCGCTCGAATGTGTCGATGCAGGAACTCGATGATTTTAAGTTCGTTGTTGATCTTTATACGCCGGGTTTCGAGGTGTGGAATCACATTTGGGGCACCCACGGTGGACGACAGTTACCCTCAGTAATCTACAAAGTACAACTGCTACAGGTTGACCGAAGCAAGAAACAAGCAAACACAGAACTAATAACAAAAATAAAGGGAACCCTAAAGGATATAAATTAA
- a CDS encoding phage tail protein, with product MATTYPLPKFHFKVSFGDTEFNCTEVSGLDFEREVIEYRAGADAEYHKSKQPGLSKYSNITLKRGTFADKGREYYEKWVKTVYFEEKGEKYRGDLVISLLNESHEPVVSWKAINAYITKIQATDFKADGNEIAIETAEFVHEKLTMIE from the coding sequence ATGGCAACTACATATCCATTACCAAAGTTTCATTTTAAAGTGAGCTTTGGCGACACAGAATTTAACTGCACCGAAGTTTCAGGACTCGATTTCGAACGCGAAGTGATTGAGTACCGTGCCGGTGCTGATGCTGAATACCACAAAAGCAAACAACCCGGTTTGTCGAAATACAGCAACATTACTTTGAAGCGAGGAACTTTTGCCGACAAAGGGCGCGAGTATTACGAAAAATGGGTGAAAACAGTGTATTTTGAGGAAAAAGGCGAGAAATATCGTGGTGATCTGGTAATCAGTTTACTAAATGAAAGTCACGAGCCGGTGGTGAGCTGGAAAGCGATCAATGCTTACATCACCAAAATTCAGGCTACCGATTTTAAAGCCGATGGCAACGAAATAGCCATCGAAACTGCCGAGTTCGTACATGAAAAGCTGACTATGATAGAATGA
- the dacB gene encoding D-alanyl-D-alanine carboxypeptidase/D-alanyl-D-alanine-endopeptidase — protein MQVRYFSLLFLLVFSGQILAQNSFKSAIETLLQQEDYKNALVGMNVIDLNSGETIFSLDAEKLLVPASTMKMITSGIALEILGADYRFKTQILYTGKIDKDGVLDGDLVLIGGADPALGSEYFQDHYFEFLKNWAKQVKASGIKKVKGDLILDSGIYDTERIPDSWVWGDIGNYYGAGSNAFTVFDNMYRITFSSPKKVGKLTKVIQTYPKIDGLQIDNEVLSADNNSDNAYVFGGPFDKHRVIRGTIPRNRKAFTIKASVPDPEKILADSFLQNLLTEGVFVDGDTRFEKNVSKKTKLIYTQESPTLAEIAEVLNHESVNLFAEHFLKQLAVEKNGLGNRNDAIDLVKKYWEDRGLSMENIFMEDGSGLSHFNAVSPAFFTRFLTRMASNDAFVESLPVAGKGTFKRFDTEKLPGKTLQAKSGSMTRVRCYSGYLTTDKGHKLVFSFMFNHFGGSHSALIKEVEQLFVQLKQNY, from the coding sequence ATGCAGGTACGATATTTCTCTCTACTTTTTCTTTTGGTTTTTAGTGGGCAAATCCTTGCTCAAAACAGTTTTAAATCGGCTATAGAAACGCTGCTTCAGCAGGAAGATTACAAAAATGCTTTGGTTGGAATGAATGTAATCGACCTGAATTCGGGCGAAACGATTTTTAGTTTGGATGCTGAGAAATTGTTGGTTCCGGCTTCTACCATGAAGATGATCACTTCGGGAATCGCTTTGGAAATTTTAGGGGCTGATTACCGGTTTAAAACACAAATCTTGTACACGGGAAAAATTGATAAAGACGGCGTTTTGGACGGCGATCTGGTATTGATTGGTGGGGCAGATCCGGCTTTAGGATCGGAATATTTTCAGGATCATTATTTTGAATTTTTGAAAAACTGGGCCAAACAGGTAAAGGCTTCGGGCATTAAAAAAGTAAAAGGAGATTTGATCCTTGATAGCGGAATTTACGACACTGAACGAATTCCTGACAGTTGGGTTTGGGGCGATATTGGAAATTATTACGGCGCCGGATCTAATGCATTTACGGTATTCGATAATATGTACCGAATAACATTTTCGTCGCCTAAAAAGGTTGGAAAGCTTACAAAGGTAATTCAAACCTATCCTAAAATTGATGGCTTACAAATCGATAACGAAGTACTTTCGGCAGATAATAACAGCGACAATGCCTATGTTTTTGGCGGTCCTTTTGACAAGCATCGTGTAATTCGTGGTACTATTCCGCGAAACCGTAAAGCTTTCACTATTAAAGCATCTGTTCCTGATCCTGAAAAAATTTTGGCCGATTCATTTTTGCAGAATCTTTTAACAGAGGGTGTTTTTGTTGACGGCGACACACGTTTTGAAAAAAATGTGAGTAAAAAGACAAAATTGATTTATACGCAGGAATCGCCAACATTAGCTGAAATTGCAGAAGTGTTGAACCATGAAAGTGTAAACCTTTTTGCCGAGCATTTTCTGAAACAGCTTGCTGTTGAGAAAAACGGACTGGGCAACCGGAATGATGCAATTGATTTAGTAAAAAAATACTGGGAAGACAGGGGATTAAGCATGGAAAACATTTTTATGGAGGACGGTAGCGGACTTTCGCATTTTAATGCGGTGTCTCCGGCATTCTTCACCCGTTTTTTAACACGAATGGCTTCGAACGATGCATTTGTAGAGTCGTTGCCTGTAGCCGGTAAAGGGACTTTTAAACGTTTCGATACGGAAAAACTACCTGGCAAAACATTGCAGGCAAAAAGTGGCTCGATGACACGTGTGCGTTGTTATTCGGGTTATCTCACAACCGATAAAGGACACAAACTGGTATTCTCGTTTATGTTTAACCATTTTGGCGGTTCACACAGTGCATTGATTAAAGAAGTTGAACAACTTTTTGTGCAGTTAAAACAAAACTACTAG
- a CDS encoding DUF5908 family protein → MPIEIKELHIKINVSGESEQRQNSGGGESESSKEKIIEACVEQVMEILSKKEER, encoded by the coding sequence ATGCCGATAGAAATTAAGGAATTACACATCAAGATCAATGTTTCCGGTGAGTCGGAACAGCGACAAAACAGTGGTGGCGGTGAGTCGGAAAGCTCAAAAGAGAAAATTATTGAAGCCTGCGTGGAACAGGTGATGGAAATATTATCGAAAAAAGAAGAACGCTGA
- a CDS encoding phage tail protein, translating to MSEFHPPIGFHFSVEFPNISASSGDQRFQSVAGLTVDVDTEEIAEGGENRFKHKVPVRTKYPNLVLKRGLLVDSEVIKWCRDAVENFNFKPTNLIVKLLNENHEPLMSWNVVHAYPVKWSMSDFNAEESELAIETLELTYNYFNVI from the coding sequence ATGAGTGAATTCCATCCACCCATAGGATTTCATTTTAGTGTTGAGTTTCCGAATATTTCTGCCAGTAGCGGCGATCAGCGTTTCCAGTCGGTTGCAGGACTGACTGTTGACGTGGACACCGAAGAAATTGCCGAAGGAGGAGAAAACCGGTTTAAACACAAAGTCCCGGTTCGAACCAAGTATCCGAACCTGGTTTTGAAACGCGGGTTACTGGTGGATTCGGAAGTTATAAAATGGTGCCGCGATGCCGTTGAAAACTTCAACTTCAAGCCCACCAATCTCATTGTAAAACTGCTGAATGAAAATCATGAGCCGCTGATGAGCTGGAACGTCGTTCATGCCTACCCGGTAAAATGGAGCATGAGCGATTTTAATGCCGAAGAAAGCGAACTGGCCATCGAAACACTGGAACTTACTTATAACTATTTCAACGTAATTTAA